In the genome of Opitutia bacterium KCR 482, one region contains:
- the ykgO gene encoding type B 50S ribosomal protein L36, with product MKVVSSIKSLKTRHPDCKVVRRKGRVYIINKTNPRFKAKQG from the coding sequence ATGAAAGTCGTATCATCAATCAAATCTTTGAAGACCCGCCACCCCGACTGCAAAGTAGTCCGCAGAAAGGGACGCGTCTATATCATCAATAAAACCAACCCCCGCTTCAAGGCTAAGCAGGGCTAA
- a CDS encoding P-II family nitrogen regulator produces MKMIKAVIKPFKLDEVKEALAEIGIDGMTVSEVKGFGRQKGHSEIYRGSEYTVELLPKIVLDICVPADMVDKTVETILKSAHTGKIGDGKIFVMPVEQAYRIRTAEKGLAAI; encoded by the coding sequence ATGAAGATGATTAAAGCGGTTATCAAACCCTTCAAACTCGACGAAGTAAAAGAAGCCCTCGCCGAAATCGGAATCGACGGAATGACCGTCTCGGAAGTTAAAGGCTTCGGCAGACAAAAAGGACACTCCGAAATCTACCGCGGCAGCGAATATACCGTGGAACTCCTCCCAAAAATCGTCCTCGACATCTGCGTGCCCGCCGATATGGTAGACAAAACCGTCGAAACTATCCTCAAATCAGCCCACACAGGCAAAATCGGCGACGGCAAAATCTTCGTCATGCCCGTCGAACAAGCCTACCGCATCAGAACCGCCGAAAAAGGCCTCGCCGCCATCTAG
- a CDS encoding sugar-binding domain-containing protein, whose product MKKKFIEILTGLAALALLAACGEKESGKSEASASLDGNWTLSYAEQPEIAARTPSDFKKLRGLKTIPAKVPGTAQLDLQRAGVEPDAMIGDNVYKYRKYEAFEWMFSREFKSPKLANGDRAVLNMRGVDTLADVFVNGKLVGSPENMFIEHEFDITDFLKKGGVNKIDVIIRSPVIESKKYANIIGSGTAERTEYINIRKAPSSFGWDIHPRIITAGLWRSATLEIRNEVHIEDVNIYTIAADAKNSQVKFGLETKIDAPYSKFDSLFMRVEISKDGKKVFESKTPFMTYVNKIGGTLRNAELWWPRGYGAQALYDVRVDVCDEKDSVLASKKMRTGFRTVRLEFAEVELPAGESFKYAGAGTAFGKTDLKKLKGEFKFYVNDVPIFMKGTNWVPLDAYHNRDKEHVKAAVDMLADLNCNMVRCWGGNVYEDHDFFDLCDKYGILVWQDFSLACCITPQNADFAKKMEQEVASVVRKLRSHPSIALWAGNNEIDQAYFWRKVSPKPINPSHDKISRQTIPNTIFEYDWTRPYLPSSPYLSEKAFANPEKYSAPEVHLWGARGYYKTPFYNASLAPFVSEIGYHGCPNRKSLEKMMTKKCVYPWNKKGEFNKEWQAKATMPFQNGKSCITRNNLMVNQAKLLYGECPKDLDDFILASQLVQAEAKKYFIELWRTKKFENKTGILWWNLRDGWPILSDAIVDYYGSKKLAYSFIKRVQTDVCAMIDDDFKLVAANDTLKAAKGHVKVIDADSKKTVFEGDFEVPANAKTDIARLPAQDGQGVLLIEYTVDGKPQFNHYMYGRPPFKLADCKRWLKTINAK is encoded by the coding sequence ATGAAAAAGAAATTCATCGAAATACTGACAGGGCTTGCCGCGCTCGCATTGCTTGCGGCTTGCGGGGAAAAGGAATCGGGTAAATCGGAAGCTTCGGCAAGTCTCGACGGCAACTGGACACTCTCATACGCCGAACAACCAGAAATTGCGGCGCGCACGCCGTCCGACTTCAAAAAACTGCGCGGGCTTAAAACGATTCCCGCAAAAGTTCCGGGAACGGCGCAGCTCGACCTCCAACGCGCGGGCGTCGAGCCCGACGCCATGATTGGCGACAACGTCTATAAATACCGCAAGTACGAAGCGTTCGAATGGATGTTCTCGCGCGAATTTAAATCGCCCAAGCTCGCAAATGGCGACCGCGCGGTACTCAACATGCGCGGCGTAGACACCCTCGCCGACGTGTTCGTCAACGGCAAGCTTGTAGGAAGCCCCGAAAACATGTTCATTGAGCACGAATTCGACATCACCGACTTCTTGAAAAAGGGCGGCGTAAACAAAATCGACGTAATTATACGCTCGCCCGTAATCGAATCGAAAAAGTACGCAAACATAATCGGCTCGGGCACGGCGGAGCGCACGGAGTATATCAATATCAGAAAAGCACCGTCGAGCTTCGGCTGGGACATTCACCCGCGCATCATCACCGCGGGGCTTTGGCGCAGCGCAACGCTCGAAATCCGCAACGAAGTGCACATCGAAGACGTCAATATTTACACGATTGCGGCGGACGCGAAAAATTCGCAGGTGAAGTTCGGTCTCGAAACAAAAATCGACGCTCCGTACTCGAAATTCGACTCGCTCTTTATGCGCGTTGAGATTTCCAAAGACGGCAAAAAGGTTTTCGAATCTAAAACGCCTTTCATGACGTACGTCAACAAAATCGGCGGCACGCTTCGGAACGCCGAGCTTTGGTGGCCGCGCGGCTACGGGGCGCAAGCGCTCTACGACGTGCGCGTAGACGTTTGCGACGAAAAGGACAGCGTTTTAGCCTCAAAAAAAATGCGCACGGGCTTCAGAACGGTGCGCCTCGAATTCGCCGAAGTGGAGTTGCCCGCGGGCGAATCTTTCAAGTACGCCGGCGCGGGAACGGCGTTCGGCAAAACCGACCTCAAAAAGCTCAAAGGCGAATTTAAATTCTACGTCAACGATGTCCCGATTTTCATGAAGGGCACGAACTGGGTGCCGCTCGACGCCTACCACAACCGCGACAAAGAGCACGTCAAGGCGGCGGTGGACATGCTCGCCGACCTCAACTGCAATATGGTTCGCTGCTGGGGCGGAAACGTCTACGAAGACCACGATTTCTTCGACCTTTGCGACAAGTACGGCATTCTCGTTTGGCAGGACTTCTCCCTTGCGTGCTGCATAACGCCGCAAAATGCGGACTTCGCCAAGAAGATGGAGCAAGAGGTTGCAAGCGTTGTCCGCAAGCTCCGCTCGCACCCGTCGATTGCGCTTTGGGCCGGCAACAACGAGATAGACCAAGCCTACTTCTGGCGCAAAGTCTCCCCCAAGCCGATTAACCCCTCGCACGATAAAATCAGCCGCCAAACAATCCCGAACACGATTTTCGAATACGACTGGACGCGCCCCTACCTGCCGAGTTCGCCGTATCTCTCCGAAAAGGCGTTCGCCAACCCCGAAAAATATTCCGCCCCCGAAGTCCATCTCTGGGGCGCGCGCGGCTACTACAAGACGCCGTTCTACAACGCTTCGCTTGCGCCGTTTGTCAGCGAAATCGGCTACCACGGCTGCCCCAACCGCAAAAGTCTCGAAAAAATGATGACGAAAAAATGCGTCTATCCGTGGAACAAAAAGGGCGAATTTAACAAAGAATGGCAGGCGAAAGCCACAATGCCCTTCCAAAACGGCAAAAGCTGTATTACCCGCAACAATCTCATGGTAAATCAGGCAAAGCTCCTCTACGGCGAATGCCCGAAGGATTTGGACGACTTCATCTTGGCGTCGCAGCTCGTGCAGGCGGAGGCAAAAAAATATTTCATCGAGCTTTGGCGCACAAAGAAATTCGAGAACAAAACGGGCATTCTCTGGTGGAATCTCCGCGACGGCTGGCCGATTCTCTCCGACGCAATCGTAGACTACTACGGCTCGAAAAAGCTTGCGTACTCGTTCATCAAGCGCGTCCAAACCGACGTCTGCGCCATGATTGACGACGACTTCAAGCTCGTCGCCGCCAACGACACCCTCAAAGCCGCCAAGGGGCACGTCAAGGTAATCGACGCCGACTCCAAGAAAACCGTCTTTGAGGGCGACTTCGAAGTGCCCGCAAACGCAAAGACCGACATCGCCCGACTGCCCGCGCAGGACGGGCAGGGCGTGCTGCTTATCGAATATACCGTAGACGGCAAGCCGCAGTTCAACCACTACATGTACGGCAGACCGCCCTTCAAGCTTGCCGACTGCAAACGCTGGCTGAAAACAATCAACGCCAAATAA
- a CDS encoding type B 50S ribosomal protein L31: MKDKIHPDVHPVCFVDVSSGARFVTRSTMKSKQVETIDGVECFMISRDVTADSHPAYTGEKRFVDTAGRVEKFQKKFSRVRK, encoded by the coding sequence ATGAAAGACAAAATCCATCCCGATGTACACCCCGTTTGCTTTGTGGACGTTTCGTCCGGCGCGCGTTTCGTTACGCGTTCGACAATGAAGAGCAAGCAGGTCGAAACAATCGACGGCGTTGAATGCTTCATGATTTCCCGCGACGTCACGGCTGATTCGCACCCCGCATACACGGGCGAAAAGCGTTTCGTTGACACGGCTGGCCGCGTTGAGAAATTCCAGAAGAAATTCTCGCGCGTCAGAAAGTAG